The genome window ATCATCTTTTCTCACGAAACAGCTTATTTCACATTGATGGCGGTGTAGGGATAGCACATGGGACCGTCCACGATCCAGGTCATTACAAAGAACCCTTTTTTATCGGGGGCGACCGCATCCAGGTTTACGACATAGGATTGGTTCGGCGCCAGCGCAACCGGAATCTCAACCCTCTTGACGTTCGTCATTTGGGGGCCGCTGTAATATTTCACATCAATCCCCTTGGGCCAGGTTTTCGTGCCGGTGTTGACAATGGTCCACTTGATATCGAATTTTGCCTTTCGATTGAACTCCGTGTTGTCAAAAGGCCTCCTGCTTATTGCATTACAGGCATATTCCGTTTTTTGGACGGGGCGGCGGGTGGCTGTGGGGAGGATTGGCAGCGGAGTGTTTTCCGGCGTGAATATGAGGGTTGGGAGTTCCGCAGGCGTGTCGGTGGGAACGGGCGTTGGTTCGTCCGCTGTTGTAGGCGTGGATGGCTGCTGTTGCTGCGCGGCAACCGTGAGTGCCACGGCTTCCTCGATCTGACGTTGATTGGTTTCGATTGCCTGAGCGACGAGGGTGTTGACCTGCGACTGTACATCCACAGGTTCCTGCCCCGGCAGACATGCCGCCAGGATAAAGACAAGCGCAAGCAGGATCATCATTTTTATTCGCATACAAATCTCCTTGAAAATGGATACATCGTGGAAGGCTCCCCGATGCCGGGAACCAGCCATGATATTATCTCACTAATCCGTGTCGCCGGAACCAATTCCCAGCGGCTTCCACTTGTTCTCGTCCTTGAGACGGTGCTGGATGCCGCCGCGGTTGTGCAATTCGTCGAAGCCCTCGGGTTTGATGAACATCTCATCGCCGTCGAGCAGGCCGGTGATGCCGGTTTGACCGGGTTCGGGGCGTTTGAGTCCCTTGAACTTTGCGGCATCAGACGGGATGTAATCGGTGGGCTCTTCGTAGGTGGTGACGTAGCCTTCGTAGTTGCGCAGGATGACCTTGTGGTCGGACATGCTCAGCAGATAGTTGGGCATCAACGGGATTTTCCCGCCGCCGCCCGGCGCATCCACGATGAACTGGGGAACGGCGTAGCCGGAGGTATGTCCGCGCAGACCTTCCATGATCTCGATGCCCTTGGCAACCGGTGTGCGGAAGTGACCGGCACCCTCCACCAGATCACATTGATACAGGTAGTACGGGCGCACACGGATGCGGACAAGGTCATGCACCATCTGGCGCTGAATATGGACGTTATCATTGACCCCAGCCAGCAGGACAGACTGGTTGCCGAGCGGGATGCCCGCTTTTGTAAGACGATCCGTGGCTTCAGCAAGTTCCTTGGAAATCTCATTCGAGTGGTTGACATGGATGTTCAACCACAGCGGGTGGTATTTTGCCAGCATGTCGCACAGTTCCTGGGTGACGCGCATCGGCATGAAGACCGGCACACGCGAACCGATGCGGACGATCTCGATGTGCGGGATCTCGCGCAAACGCGAGAGCAGTTCTTCAAGCACCTTCGGCGCCAGCACGAGCGGGTCCCCGCCGGAGAGCAGTACGTCGCGCACCTGCGGCGTGTTCTTGAGGTACTCGATCTGCATCTCGAATTCCTGGCGGTTGAACGTCTGACCGGGGTCGCCGACAATGCGCGAGCGCGTGCAGTAGCGGCAGTACGAGGCGCACTGGGTCGTGACCAGCATGAGTACCCTGTCAGGATACCGATGAACCAGCCCGGGCACGGGAGAGTGGCGGTCTTCCGCGAGGGAGTCTTCCATCATGGCGGTAAAGGAGGTCATTTCCTCTGCAAGCGGAATGACCTGCTTGCGGATGGGGTCATTCAGGTCGTCCGGGTCGATCAGGGAGATAAAGTAGGGCGTCACATCCACGCGGAACAAGCCCTGCGTTTGCAATGCCTTGCGTTCGCTCTCGGTGAGTGGGAGTACCTTTTCGATTTCTTCGGCCGTGTTCAGGCGGTGACTCAACTGCCAGCGCCAGTCGTTCCATTTTTCATCGGGGACATCGGCGTAGATCTTTGCTCGTTTTGATACAAACTCGGTTTTCATGGGGTTCCTCCAAAAATTTAAAAGTTAATGCTCGGATAACTGGTCAAAATCTCGCTCATAAGGGAGGGTCATGATCGGGGCGAAAAAAACCTGCAAACTTTACTACCATGAATATCATTGTAAGAGCAAACGGAACGCGGGTCAATATCACTTTCTTAAAACCGGGAATTTCAGGGATTATAGGGAACCATTTACTTGTAATCGGTGTATAACGTATGAAAACGACACCTCTCCGGAGAGGCACATTGGATGAATCCACTTTAATCCGCCATGCCGCAAACGGCGACACGGCAGCGTGGGAACCGTTGATGCTGGCGCATCAGCAGGCGGTCTTTCGGCTGTCGTACCTGCTCCTTGGCGATCCCGACGATGCGGAAGATATCGCCCAGGAAACCTTTTTACGCGCCTGGAATCATCTTAAACACTTCGACCCAACCCGCCCGCTTCGCCCGTGGTTGTTGAGCATTGCATCAAACCTGGCAAGCAACCGCCGTCGTTCTGCAGGACGATATTTACTGGCATTAACGCGCGCATTTCGCAGCGAACCAGCCCCTGCTGCTCCCGAAGAAAAAAGCATGGAGCGCATGGAAGCCAGCGACCTCTGGAAAGCCGTTCGAACCCTGAAATTCACCGATCAACAGGTCATTTATCTGCGCTATTTTCTCGATCTTTCAACCCACGAAACAGCGGATGTTTTGCAGGTGGCGGAGGGCACGGTCAAATCACGGTTGAACCGGGCAATCGAAAAATTACGAAACATCATTCAACAGGATTTTCCTGTTCTTTCTGAAGGACGCGAGACATGAACGAGACCGAATTTGAAAAACAACTCCACTCCATTGCCGCTGGGATGGAATACCCGCGTACGCCCAATATTGTGGGATCTGTCATGCCGCATCTCCGCCACTCGACTCGTCCTCGCTTCTTCTACCGCACCTTCGCCTGGTCGCTGACCATTTTACTGATTCTGCTTTCGAGCCTGATGCTCATTCCTCCTGCCCGTGCGGCCATCATCGAGTTCATCCAGATCGGAATTGTCCGCATCTTCCCCGCCCCCGTCCAATCGCCAGCGCTTACTACACCCGAATCCGTTGCACCAGTGACCGCCACACCTGCCGCGCAATCATCCACATTGATCACATTTTTAGATGAAATAGCCGGTGAAACGAAACTCGCCAATGCTCGGGAAATTGTCGAGTACCCAATTCTGCTCCCAACCTATCCACCGAATCTGGGTTTGCCGAATCACGTTTATGTCCAAGATGCCAACGGTTCCATGACAATCCTCGTCTGGTTGGATGCCCAACAGCCGGGACGGGCTGCTATGAGCCTGCATTTCATCCCCGAAGGAACCTGGGTGATAGAAAAGTTCCATCCGACGGTGATTGAAGAAACCGAAGTCAATGGTCGGCGTGCGATCTGGGCCGCGGGATCTTACCCATTGATGCTGCGCAACGGCAATATGGATTTCATGCGGCTGGTGGATGGTCACGTATTGATCTGGGCAGATGGAGACATCACTTATCGACTCGAGACCAACCTGCTGCTTGAGGAAGCGATCCGCATTGCGGAGTCCCTTCGACCGATTCCTTAAAACCTTGGAACCAAACCTCCGCAGGCGGTGTATGGATATTGAAAATCACCCGCCCAAGGAGGTGTGCATGTTTTCCCATTTTAGAAAATCGCTCGAGCTGGCATTGCTGTTGAGCCTGATGACTTCCGTCACAGTTTTTGCGAAAGGGGGCTTTTCCTTCATCATTGTCACCGGCGCGGACTTGAAAGAAGCGGTCCGTATTACGGATCCTGCCCTGACTGTGAGCTTCTTCGCTTTCGCCAACTTCTTCGAGGACAGGACCGAAGCACCGTCAAATCCCGGGACCGGTTACGAGATCACCCGTTTCTATCTGGACGGCAAACGTGAGATCGCTTTCGACTTCCTGTATTACTACCCCGATTCCGGCTTCGTGTTCTATGATGGCATCGTAAATGGCGAATCGGAATATGACAATAAATGGTACATCGCCGATCCGAAGATGGCGGATGTGTTTGCTGATGCGTTGTTCCTGCAAACCCAGCCCGCCGAAAATTCCCTGAAACTGCAAGCCGAAAAGGTGACCAGCGGGACCGGCAAGCCGCTTTCCCCGCATCGAACTGTGCTCAGCCTCATCATCGTCGCCGGGTTATCGGTCGTTTTTGTGCTCGCTTATCGGTCTCGCAGACCGT of Anaerolineales bacterium contains these proteins:
- a CDS encoding sigma-70 family RNA polymerase sigma factor, with protein sequence MKTTPLRRGTLDESTLIRHAANGDTAAWEPLMLAHQQAVFRLSYLLLGDPDDAEDIAQETFLRAWNHLKHFDPTRPLRPWLLSIASNLASNRRRSAGRYLLALTRAFRSEPAPAAPEEKSMERMEASDLWKAVRTLKFTDQQVIYLRYFLDLSTHETADVLQVAEGTVKSRLNRAIEKLRNIIQQDFPVLSEGRET
- the ablA gene encoding lysine 2,3-aminomutase, translated to MKTEFVSKRAKIYADVPDEKWNDWRWQLSHRLNTAEEIEKVLPLTESERKALQTQGLFRVDVTPYFISLIDPDDLNDPIRKQVIPLAEEMTSFTAMMEDSLAEDRHSPVPGLVHRYPDRVLMLVTTQCASYCRYCTRSRIVGDPGQTFNRQEFEMQIEYLKNTPQVRDVLLSGGDPLVLAPKVLEELLSRLREIPHIEIVRIGSRVPVFMPMRVTQELCDMLAKYHPLWLNIHVNHSNEISKELAEATDRLTKAGIPLGNQSVLLAGVNDNVHIQRQMVHDLVRIRVRPYYLYQCDLVEGAGHFRTPVAKGIEIMEGLRGHTSGYAVPQFIVDAPGGGGKIPLMPNYLLSMSDHKVILRNYEGYVTTYEEPTDYIPSDAAKFKGLKRPEPGQTGITGLLDGDEMFIKPEGFDELHNRGGIQHRLKDENKWKPLGIGSGDTD
- a CDS encoding NBR1-Ig-like domain-containing protein, which produces MRIKMMILLALVFILAACLPGQEPVDVQSQVNTLVAQAIETNQRQIEEAVALTVAAQQQQPSTPTTADEPTPVPTDTPAELPTLIFTPENTPLPILPTATRRPVQKTEYACNAISRRPFDNTEFNRKAKFDIKWTIVNTGTKTWPKGIDVKYYSGPQMTNVKRVEIPVALAPNQSYVVNLDAVAPDKKGFFVMTWIVDGPMCYPYTAINVK